In one Gossypium hirsutum isolate 1008001.06 chromosome D09, Gossypium_hirsutum_v2.1, whole genome shotgun sequence genomic region, the following are encoded:
- the LOC121221154 gene encoding uncharacterized protein translates to MEEKPRRHGHGQLREEEPPLPAIDHRTGRRTPATTLPFAVAGKPKKAPFFSFLRIESRSGVRKAKIPAKGPKSKETFRFFLFPPPPETGAAKGMVVADSMGE, encoded by the exons ATGGAAGAAAAACCCCGGCGGCACGGTCACGGCCAACTCCG AGAGGAAGAGCCCCCTTTGCCGGCCATCGACCACCGCACCGGTCGCCGGACGCCGGCGACGACGCTGCCGTTCGCGGTGGCCGGAAAACCAAAAAAAGCTCCATTTTTCTCCTTTTTGCGAATAGAGTCCAGATCTGGGGttagaaaagccaaaatcccgGCAAAAGGGCCAAAATCGAAAGAGACCTTTCGGTTCTTCCTCTTTCCACCGCCGCCGGAAACAG GTGCGGCAAAAGGCATGGTGGTGGCAGACAGCATGGGAGAGTAG